The DNA region TTAAACGATGCTCTTCCATTCCGGTTGCCACAGGAAAAATATTTGGGTCGAAAATAATGTCTTCTGGTGGAAATTGAACTTGATTTACCAAAATATCGTAAGAGCGTTTACAGATTTCTATCCTGCGCTCGTAGGTATCGGCTTGACCATCTTCATCAAAAGCCATAACAATCACAGCTGCACCATAACGTTTGATAAGTTTTGCGTGATGAATAAAAGTCGCTTCGCCTTCTTTTAAACTGATAGAATTTACAACCGATTTACCTTGTACGACTTGCAAACCAGCTTCGATAATATCCCATTTCGAGCTATCAATCATAATGGGCAAGCGTGCAATATCTGGCTCTGATGCGATAAGATTTAAGAAAGTTACCATTGCGTGTTTTCCGTCAAGCATACCTTCATCCATATTAATATCTATGATTTGCGCGCCACCTTCAACTTGGTCTCTCGCAACATCTAATGCTTCGGCATAGTTTTCTTCTTTTATTAATCGTAAAAATTTACGCGAACCTGTAACGTTAGTGCGCTCGCCAACGTTTATAAAATTACTTTCTGGTGTTATTATTAATGGTTCTAGACCTGATAGTTTAAGATATCGGTTTTTGTTCTCTTTCATACATTAAAAGTTCTCGACTGCGCTCGAACCGACAGTTCTAGGTTTATATTTTGAAGCAACTTCCGCAATCGCTTTTATGTGTTCTGGTGTTGTACCGCAACAACCACCGATGATGTTTATTAAATCATCTTTTAGGTAGTTTTCAATTAGCTGTTGCATTTGTTTGACTGTTTGGTCGTACTCACCAAAAGCATTTGGCAATCCTGCGTTTGGATGTGCTGATGTGTAAAAATCGGTTTCGTGAGATAAGCGTTTTAAATACGGTTGTAATTGGTCTGCACCAAGCGCGCAATTGAAACCAACACTTAACAACGGAATATGTGATATTGAAATTAAAAATGCTTCTACAGTTTGTCCAGATAATGTTCTACCAGAAGCGTCGGTAATGGTTCCTGATACCATAACCGGAATGTCAATATTACGTTCTTCCTTAACTTCCTGAATGGCAAATAATGCTGCTTTGGCATTTAGTGTATCAAAAATAGTTTCGACTAACAAAATATCGCTTCCGCCATCAATTAAAGCTTCAACTTGTTGTTTGTAAGCAATGCGTAATTCATCAAAGGTTACTGCACGATATTCTGGTCTGTTTACATCTGGACTTAAACTTGCGGTACGGTTTGTTGGACCAATACTTCCAGCTACAAAACGCGGTTTTTCAGGATTCGCTTTCGTAAATTCTTCGGCAACTTGTTTGGCTATTTTAGCCGATTCAAAATTTAATTCGTACACCAAATCTTCCATATGGTAATCTGCCATACCAATGGTTGTACCAGAAAATGTATTGGTTTCAACTATATCTGCGCCAGCTTCGAAATACTTTCTATGTACTTCGGCAATAGCTTCTGGTTGTGTTAGCGATAATAAATCATTATTTCCTTTTAACGGATGTTTAAAATCTTTAAATCTTAAACCACGAAAATCGTCTTCAGTAAAATTATAGCGCTGCAACATGGTTCCCATTGCGCCATCTAAAACTAAAATTCGGTGTTGTAATATTTTGAAAATGTCTGACATTTTATAATTTTTAAAATGTCATCATGAAAAGAGAGAAGAATAATTCTCGGGTTATCTGTCCCAAAAAATGGGTAGAATTTAGCACCTTCTTAATTTCTTATTGAAGAAAATTAAGGGTTGCTAAGGCTTCAACGGGTCTATTCCCTCTGCCTTTCGTGATAACAAACAATATTAATTATGAACTATGGGACAAAGTAACGTAATAAAAAATTGAATCGCAATATTTATTCAAATAAATCTGAAGACAAATATCTATCACCTATATCACAAATAATTGCCACAATAACACCTTTATCTATAGTTTGCGCTATTTTTAAAGCAGATGCTACAGAGCCACCACTACTCATACCTGCAAAAACGCCTTCTTGTGTTGCTAGTAAATTAGCTGTGTTTTTTGCGTCTTCTTCACTTATTTCTTCAACTTGATCTACTTTTTGAGGATTAAATATTTTAGGTCTGTAAGCTTCTGGCCATTTTCTAATTCCCGGAATTTTCGCACCATCTTTAGGTTGCGCACCGACTATAGTTATGTTTGGATTTTGTTCTTTTAAGTAAGTAGATACGCCCATAATTGTACCCGTTGTACCCATTGCAGAGACAAAATGTGTGATTTGTTTATTGGTATCGCGCCAAATTTCTGGACCTGTAGTTTTGTAATGCGCTTTCCAGTTATCATCATTTGCAAACTGGTTTAGCATAAAATAGCCTTTTTCTTTATGAAGTCTTTCGGCTTCGTCGCGAGCG from Mesoflavibacter profundi includes:
- the cysM gene encoding cysteine synthase CysM translates to MIQSQSITNLIGNTPLIEVQNILKKDGVRLFLKLEGKNPGGSVKDRAAFNMISEALKRGDIKPGDTLVEATSGNTGIALAFIAKLLGVNMILIMPENSTEERIKTMRAYGAKLILTSSEVGIEGARDEAERLHKEKGYFMLNQFANDDNWKAHYKTTGPEIWRDTNKQITHFVSAMGTTGTIMGVSTYLKEQNPNITIVGAQPKDGAKIPGIRKWPEAYRPKIFNPQKVDQVEEISEEDAKNTANLLATQEGVFAGMSSGGSVASALKIAQTIDKGVIVAIICDIGDRYLSSDLFE
- a CDS encoding homocysteine S-methyltransferase family protein; translated protein: MSDIFKILQHRILVLDGAMGTMLQRYNFTEDDFRGLRFKDFKHPLKGNNDLLSLTQPEAIAEVHRKYFEAGADIVETNTFSGTTIGMADYHMEDLVYELNFESAKIAKQVAEEFTKANPEKPRFVAGSIGPTNRTASLSPDVNRPEYRAVTFDELRIAYKQQVEALIDGGSDILLVETIFDTLNAKAALFAIQEVKEERNIDIPVMVSGTITDASGRTLSGQTVEAFLISISHIPLLSVGFNCALGADQLQPYLKRLSHETDFYTSAHPNAGLPNAFGEYDQTVKQMQQLIENYLKDDLINIIGGCCGTTPEHIKAIAEVASKYKPRTVGSSAVENF